The following are encoded in a window of Podospora pseudoanserina strain CBS 124.78 chromosome 6, whole genome shotgun sequence genomic DNA:
- a CDS encoding hypothetical protein (EggNog:ENOG503NZ3K; COG:S) — protein MRLLRTDTLELVEFVGRVPPYVILSHTWGPDEVTFQDLSQLSKTALRKKAGYAKIAGCCARAIQDQYEYVWVDTCCIDKTSSAELSEAINSMYRWYAESDICYAYMADVAADETSHQLFSDTSSASSLRRDVGSPPPKAAFRTIPSILREYDKLPRTFEHSRWFTRGWTLQELIAPPLVEFYDHDWHEIGTKFSLRNIIAKVTGIPILVLEGADPSTCHVAERMSWAANRQTTRIEDAAYCLLGIFKVHMPLIYGEGHRAFYRLQKEIMKTTEDYTMLAWGLSKYLSNKHHWKGVKGDPRRPLADGPIDFEEHNRNLWTYVRLIPDSNVNYGTSNPSSAALMDDTPPLITSRGLRVTLLLRPARKASHQPQGGRNSTTPANAGEYHAYINCKTSRTSSINDPLLPVCLVIRPELKHSCSSSSNVYTGSDDPDSAFVLLDNPADLAQFSRQTIYLSTASLDDALGNLNHRISSLSKNLYILDKPPALRPGDSTKATWKITSCHSHAVGSGPGHGHYEVPRKFTSASLFQPFELPPYSVRLFAFELPASQTSDQTDNAFGIVIGNGWCDVISLNDVEFQAKWGVLVRNGKWNEVNALRYIQFACGACHHPGQGANATAIPHSNHATGANGQGLEDDHLNLSSRRPKDRVVKKVGFGGLEVAVKLKKVRRVDINSESAIRIQWSAVTI, from the exons ATGAGGCTTCTGAGGACAGATACCTTGGAGCTTGTCGAGTTTGTGGGCCGCGTCCCGCCTTATGTTATCTTGTCGCACAC CTGGGGTCCGGATGAGGTGACTTTCCAAGACCTCTCACAGCTGTCCAAGACAGCACTCCGCAAGAAGGCCGGATATGCCAAGATTGCAGGATGCTGTGCCCGCGCCATTCAGGACCAGTATGAATATGTATGGGTAGACACCTGCTG CATCGACAAGACGAGCAGTGCCGAGCTGTCTGAAgccatcaactccatgtACAGGTGGTATGCAGAGAGCGACATCTGTTACGCCTACATGGCTGACGTTGCGGCCGATGAGACCTCCCACCAGCTCTTCTCAGACACATCGTCAGCgtcgagcttgaggagggatGTTGGGTCTCCGCCGCCCAAAGCCGCCTTCCGCACCATACCATCCATTCTGAGAGAGTACGACAAGCTGCCTAGGACTTTTGAGCACTCGAGATGGTTCACCCGGGGCTGGACGCTTCAAGAACTTATCGCTCCGCCATTGGTCGAATTCTACGATCATGATTGGCACGAGATTGGCACAAAATTCTCGTTGCGTAACATTATCGCCAAAGTCACGGGCATTCCCATCTTGGTCCTCGAGGGTGCTGATCCCTCAACGTGTCATGTTGCAGAGCGCATGTCGTGGGCTGCCAACAGACAAACTACGCGGATTGAAGATGCAGCATATTGCTTGCTAGGTATCTTTAAGGTTCATATGCCGCTGATCTACGGAGAGGGCCACCGTGCCTTCTATCGGCTCCAAAAAGAAATCATGAAGACGACCGAAGACTATACGATGCTTGCCTGGGGGCTGTCCAAGTATCTGAGCAACAAACACCACTGGAAGGGGGTCAAAGGGGATCCCCGTCGCCCCCTCGCCGATGGGCCGATTGATTTCGAGGAACACAATCGGAACCTGTGGACCTATGTCCGGTTGATTCCTGACAGTAATGTCAACTACGGAACGTCAAACCCAAGCTCGGCTGCCTTGATGGACGACACCCCGCCGCTGATTACGAGTCGTGGCCTTCGTGTCACACTTCTCCTTCGACCTGCAAGAAAAGCCTCTCACCAGCCTCAGGGCGGTCGCAATAGCACCACACCCGCCAACGCTGGCGAGTACCACGCTTACATCAACTGCAAAACCTCGCGCACCTCCAGTATCAACGACCCTTTGCTTCCTGTTTGTCTCGTGATCCGCCCAGAGCTCAAGCactcctgctcctcttcctccaacgTCTACACAGGCTCCGATGACCCAGACAGCGCTTTTGTTCTCTTGGACAATCCGGCCGATCTGGCGCAGTTTTCCCGACAAACCATCTATCTTTCTACCGCTTCTCTGGACGACGCcctcggcaacctcaaccaccgcaTTTCCTCCTTGTCCAAGAATCTGTATATACTGGACAAGCCACCTGCCTTGCGACCTGGTGACAGCACGAAAGCAACCTGGAAGATCACATCTTGTCACTCCCACGCCGTCGGGTCTGGCCCTGGTCATGGACACTACGAAGTCCCCCGCAAATTTACTTCTGCCAGCCTGTTTCAACCCTTTGAGCTCCCTCCCTACAGCGTCAGGTTGTTTGCTTTTGAGCTACCCGCCTCCCAAACGTCAGATCAGACCGACAACGCCTTTGGCATCGTGATAGGCAACGGCTGGTGCGATGTGATTTCACTGAATGATGTGGAATTTCAGGCAAAGTGGGGTGTTCTGGTCAGAAATGGGAAGTGGAACGAGGTTAATGCCCTCAGATACATACAGTTTGCTTGCGGGGCTTGCCATCATCCCGGGCAAGGTGCCAATGCAACAGCCATTCCGCACTCTAACCATGCCACCGGTGCCAATGGACAAGGGCTGGAGGACGATCATCTCAACCTGAGCAGCAGGCGGCCCAAAGATagggtggtcaagaaggtTGGCTTTGGCGGGCTGGAGGTGGCCGTGAAGTTGAAGAAAGTGAGAAGGGTGGATATCAACTCTGAGAGTGCCATCAGGATACAATGGAGTGCAGTTACGATCTGA
- a CDS encoding hypothetical protein (EggNog:ENOG503NYV3; COG:S) — MQPDRPSPSTTNVAHVNSYFNGASPAPEAQQSTKDSGATPLTPITEQPPQHVAPARPPSAPARSVAFRPLDRQQSAIQLRRLRPAALGSRLTPTMTHEPQTQAHDWEEDHATDVGRSGGRRRSSSEPQRPSMPRAIETVPPLSSVPESPSQSNAQQDGPPHTGRFHRALGRRRQTVLNPHQVSGGSGDDVYESRVVDFLDVIDPEVATLSSITNIQNSLFLPSLGKWVNRRPTYDLSQLPPMPGAFPPSKESIASAAAAVQGEQQGEHAGPRSPSLSSVLTSEPQYAILPNDASLQGWREEDVKLLNDYVRHMLHSRRSKIKQRFKAFGKYVRRPLGFLITLYATLITLFGLAWVLFLIGWVYVGDSEKQLYAIDIIDYVLVALFAIVGDGMAPFRAKDTYHMFFVARYHRKTWRRRERLALPELKDHNDLPIAEEHRIADDDLEAQQTQQRSSSTEKITQDKDEFVPVLSEKQQARLIHHQSKLAKSHTFFKPHETETHHAFPLRLLIAIVLLLDLHSLLQISLGAVTFGIPSHRRPVAATTTILCCSIVTNITAGLLITIGDRRTRKKDVLERLMRQEMTGEVIKKIEKKKEKERKQEEELKHEQETGEKPRKSLSLALPWKDTSGDEGTQTGHEKEKRARSLSVPRTKRKKEKEEVGRFSSEVESTQGGGSKGAQDTERLKMPGAFEED, encoded by the exons ATGCAACCTGACaggccctccccctccaccaccaacgtcGCCCATGTCAACAGTTACTTCAACGGCGCCAGCCCGGCTCCAGAAGCCCAACAGTCGACAAAGGACTCTGGTGCTACCCCTCTGACCCCAATTACAgagcaaccccctcaacatgTCGCCCCGGCCAGGCCCCCATCGGCACCGGCACGAAGCGTTGCCTTCCGACCTCTCGACCGTCAGCAATCAGCCATCCAACTCCGTCGTCTGCGACCGGCCGCCCTGGGATCCAGACTTACACCGACCATGACCCACGAGCCCCAGACGCAAGCACACGATTGGGAAGAGGACCATGCAACGGATGTGGGCAGGAGTGGTGGTCGACGACGGTCAAGCTCCGAACCGCAGAGACCATCCATGCCGAGGGCCATCGAAACAGTTCCCCCGTTATCATCGGTACCCGAGAGCCCCTCCCAGAGCAATGCGCAGCAGGATGGGCCACCACATACAGGGCGGTTCCACCGGGCCCTCGGTAGACGAAGACAGACTGTGCTGAATCCGCACCAAGTATCTGGCGGCTCAGGCGACGATGTGTATGAGTCGAGGGTTGTCGACTTTCTCGATGTCATTG ACCCCGAGGTGGCGACTCTATCATCCATAACCAACATTCAAAACTCGCTCTTCTTGCCTTCACTGGGAAAGTGGGTGAACCGACGGCCGACATATGACCTCTCCCAACTACCACCAATGCCTGGTGCCTTCCCGCCTTCCAAGGAAAGTATagcctctgctgctgccgctgtccAGGGAGAACAACAAGGAGAACACGCAGGGCCTCGCTCACCAAGCCTCTCATCTGTCCTGACCTCGGAACCCCAATACGCAATTCTGCCCAACGATGCTTCGCTTCAgggatggagggaggaggacgtcaAGTTGCTGAACGACTATGTCAGGCACATGCTGCATTCTCGACGATCAAAGATCAAACAGAGGTTCAAGGCGTTTGGAAAGTATGTTAGACGACCGTTGGGGTTCCTGATCACACTCTACGCCACTCTCATCACACTGTTTGGGCTTGCCTGGGTTCTCTTTTTGATCGGATGGGTGTACGTCGGGGACTCGGAAAAGCAGTTGTATGCGATTGAT ATTATCGACTATGTCCTCGTGGCCCTTTTCGCAATCGTTGGAGATGGTATGGCACCCTTCCGAGCCAAGGACACGTACCACATGTTTTTCGTTGCCAGATATCACCGAAAAACATGGAGGCGCCGCGAAAGATTAGCGTTGCCCGAGCTCAAGGATCACAACGATTTGCCCATTGCGGAAGAACACCGCATTGCAGACGATGATCTCGAAGCACAACAAACGCAACAGCGATCAAGCTCGACAGAAAAGATTACACAAGACAAGGACGAGTTCGTCCCAGTCTTGTCAGAAAAGCAGCAAGCACGCCTGATTCATCACCAGTCAAAGCTCGCCAAGTCACACACGTTTTTCAAACCTCACGAGACGGAAACCCACCACGCATTTCCTTTGCGACTGCTTATTGCCATCGTCCTGTTGCTGGATTTGCATTCTTTGTTACAGATTTCTCTAGGCGCCGTAACTTTTGGCATTCCTTCCCACCGGAGACCTGTGGCGGCCACGACGACCATTCTATGCTGTTCCATCGTCACAAATATCACGGCCGGGCTCTTGATTACCATTGGTGACCgcaggacgaggaagaaggatgtCTTGGAGAGGTTAATGAGGCAGGAGATGACGGGCGAGGTGATCAAGAAGatcgagaagaaaaaggaaaaggagagaaaacaggaagaggagctgaagCATGAACAAGAGACAGGAGAAAAACCCAGGAAAAGTCTGAGTTTAGCATTGCCATGGAAAGACACTTCCGGGGACGAGGGAACGCAGACGGGCcacgagaaagaaaaacgagCTAGGTCTCTGTCGGTTCCTCGaaccaagaggaagaaagaaaaagaagaagtggGGAGATTTAGCTCCGAAGTCGAAAGCACCCAGGGTGGAGGGAGCAAAGGCGCACAGGATACTGAAAGACTCAAGATGCCAGGGGCATTTGAAGAAGACTAA
- a CDS encoding hypothetical protein (EggNog:ENOG503Q4WE) — protein sequence MGFFNPLRVALALLVPLAAAGAPAAVPEVVTETVVHTQTVKETVHVTVPVVHTSTVVSVTHVTVPTTVHVSVPVHVTIPTTVHVTVPVTHTTTYTSTLVSHVTVPTTIRETSTVHVTQSVSVHVTQTVPVHVTQTVAVTHTATSTLVHTRTETKEKVVTATQDRPVTVPVTRTEVSERLVTVTSVHVSERLVTHTSVVSVPVTKEKLVSVPVTHVVSVPVTRTETRAVTSTHTVSVTVPVTRTETRAVTQVLSVPVTHTKVSERLVTTVQVSQRLVTSVITQVATHTVSVPVTQLVTRTEVKEKVVSVPVTQVSERLVTSVQVSERVVTSTAVQSHVVTQTVPVHVTQTVPVHVTQTVPVHVTVPVTRVETQVRTEVRDRVVTQTSVHHQTVMHTVTSTQVQHVTVVQPVAAHPVTTTRTVHVTVNQPVAAHPVTTTQTVHVTVTPSECAGQETVAPIAPPAPHPPPAQEAHPMPAPAPAHPGVVPVVIMPPVHSPIPVVHPPVVVHPPPATTSAAAPAHTMTPVMEHEPAHTTPTVYTRPQRKAMRFRRAM from the coding sequence ATGggcttcttcaaccctcTGCGAGTGGCTCTGGCCCTTCTGGTCCCCCTCGCTGCCGCCGGGGCTCCCGCAGCAGTCCCCGAAGTGGTCACCGAGACCGTCGTTCACACACAAACAGTAAAAGAGACTGTTCATGTCACGGTACCAGTCGTTCACACAAGCACCGTCGTCTCTGTAACCCACGTCACCGTCCCGACGACAGTACATGTATCGGTGCCAGTACATGTCACAATCCCGACAACAGTTCACGTCACGGTACCCGTCACCCACACGACGACTTACACCTCAACACTCGTATCGCACGTCACTGTTCCCACCACGATAAGAGAGACGTCGACCGTTCATGTCACCCAGTCGGTTTCAGTCCACGTAACTCAGACCGTCCCCGTCCATGTCACCCAGACAGTTGCCGTCACCCACACCGCCACGAGCACTCTGGTTCACACCCGCACCGAAAcgaaggagaaggttgtcACGGCGACGCAGGATAGGCCAGTCACGGTTCCGGTCACACGCACCGAGGTCAGCGAGAGGTTGGTTACCGTCACCAGCGTTCATGTCAGCGAGAGGCTGGTCACCCATACCTCGGTTGTCAGTGTTCCTGTCACCAAGGAGAAGCTTGTCAGCGTTCCCGTCACCCATGTTGTCAGTGTGCCGGTCACCAGAACCGAGACGAGAGCGGTGACAAGCACCCACACAGTGAGCGTGACTGTTCCGGTAACAAGGACCGAGACTCGGGCCGTTACCCAGGTTCTTAGCGTGCCAGTTACGCACACCAAGGTCAGCGAGAGGCTGGTGACGACAGTGCAGGTGAGCCAGAGGCTGGTCACATCTGTTATCACCCAGGTGGCCACCCACACCGTCAGTGTGCCTGTCACCCAGCTGGTAACCCGGAcagaggtcaaggagaaggttgtCAGCGTGCCTGTCACCCAGGTCAGCGAGAGACTGGTCACTTCAGTGCAGGTCAGCGAGAGAGTCGTGACCAGCACCGCTGTCCAGAGCCATGTTGTCACCCAAACTGTCCCGGTTCATGTCACCCAGACCGTTCCGGTTCATGTCACCCAGACTGTGCCAGTTCATGTCACGGTCCCTGTCACCCGGGTCGAGACCCAAGTCAGAACAGAAGTCAGGGATAGAGTGGTTACTCAGACGTCTGTCCACCACCAGACCGTCATGCACACCGTCACCAGTACTCAAGTTCAGCATGTCACCGTCGTTCAACCTGTGGCGGCTCatcccgtcaccaccaccaggacGGTTCATGTCACGGTGAACCAACCCGTGGCGGCTCATCCAGTCACCACAACTCAGACCGTCCACGTGACAGTGACGCCTTCGGAGTGCGCAGGTCAGGAAACCGTGGCGCCCATCGCCCCACCggctcctcaccctcctccggcccAGGAGGCTCATCCCATGCCAGCACCGGCACCCGCGCACCCCGGTGTAGTCCCCGTGGTCATCATGCCTCCGGTGCACTCACCGATCCCGGTGGTGCACCCACCTGTTGTTGTCCACCCGCCACCAGCAACTACCTCGGCAGCGGCACCGGCACACACCATGACCCCAGTCATGGAGCATGAGCCAGCACACACCACGCCCACGGTGTACACAAGACCACAGAGAAAGGCGATGAGATTCAGGAGAGCAATGTAA
- a CDS encoding hypothetical protein (COG:G; EggNog:ENOG503P2E0), with product MKGSTIPLLFAGVTLTAAYPITGDVVNCRSGPGTSYSVVKQYTQGQDVTITCQTEGTNVNGVTIWDKTADGNCYVSDYYVQTGVNGYVTGRCSGACTAPKSNQATVDLIAEFEGFEPNVCMSSWFALAVIFKHSDMRGQTSILLEIQPSAMATSVSKLAALRCRIQSRSPRLMRFEQCITAMITGATLNLNQYGALISWSFNMGCGAAQTSTLVARLNRGENVNTVLAQELPRWVYGGGVVLPGLVRRRNAEVALAQTAGSGPALPVQC from the exons ATGAAAGGCTCAACCATCCCCTTGCTTTTTGCCGGAGTGACGTTGACAGCAGCGTATCCCATCACCGGCGACGTTGTCAACTGTCGTTCCGGGCCGGGCACCAGCTACTCGGTCGTGAAACAATACACGCAGGGCCAAGATGTCACGATTACCTGCCAGACCGAAGGTACCAACGTCAACGGCGTCACCATCTGGGACAAAACAGCAGATGGCAACTGCTATGTGTCAGATTACTATGTGCAAACGGGGGTCAATGGTTATGTGACAGGGAGATGCAGCGGGGCTTGCACAGCTCCAAAGTCTAACCAGGCAACGGTGGATCTTATTGCCGAATTTGAAGGCTTTGAGCCCAATGTTTGTATGTCTTCTTGGTTTGCCTTGGCTGTTATCTTCAAGCATTCTGACATGAGAGGACAGACATCGATCCTACTGGAAATCCAACCGTCGGCTATGGCCACCTCTGTCAGCAAGCTGGCTGCGCTGAGGTGCCGTATCCAATCCCGCTCTCCCAGGCTGATG CGTTTCGAGCAATGCATCACAGCCATGATTACAGGAGCCACACTCAACCTGAACCAGTACGGCGCCCTCATTAGCTGGTCCTTCAACATGGGCTGTGGCGCTGCCCAAACATCGACTCTGGTGGCAAGGCTCAACAGGGGCGAAAATGTCAACACTGTCCTGGCACAAGAGTTGCCAAGATGGGTGTATGGGGGCGGAGTGGTGCTTCCTGGGCTCGTGAGAAGGCGAAATGCAGAAGTCGCGCTTGCACAGACGGCAGGGAGTGGACCAGCGTTGCCAGTGCAGTGTTAG